One stretch of Vibrio kanaloae DNA includes these proteins:
- a CDS encoding DUF342 domain-containing protein — MWDNIITLSEDKQQVIACLPSGIVVDANFDSKTLSPALEALGASNYFIFEEEVLRFVVLAKEGKGEAYEGVLIAEVRNASVAVEVSDDEMLATLVVTGPYNGNVLRGSDIIHSLAQAHITKGINKLALRKVLMMSGKLKPGEKFTQPVAKGTQPVKGKDAKFTALVEDITRQVLKPHSEDVGKIDMRDLGETITVGKDDQLMKRTPATKGIAGFTVQGRIIPPLPGQDILIKPGKGTYISPDDPNLLLASYSGLPIIKERTIEVDDALCVSNVDVSTGHVKFKGNVFVSGNIEPGMIVKATGSITVGGFIESAEVQAQGDIKVAKGIIGHTTKEGDPKSCKVFSKGSITASYAQNAELQTVNDIRLSVHSMSNDIRCGKNLIVMDALKKHGTLSGGAAKVGGKVECVFLGVEGDTATKVHCFARYDGYRQKIAELKETYKHAQEQTMDVIRQELEFKKQPKAERSEEQALTIEQQREKNNHAIESTKSQLDTLEAEFETNLAECTVEAHEKVYTRVTIQFGDETVTTKRTHGGSVFSFNQYEIQCTFKMEQEDISL, encoded by the coding sequence ATGTGGGATAACATCATTACATTATCAGAAGATAAGCAACAAGTGATTGCGTGTCTTCCGTCGGGAATCGTGGTTGACGCAAACTTTGACAGCAAGACACTATCACCAGCCTTGGAAGCGTTAGGCGCATCTAACTATTTTATTTTCGAAGAAGAGGTGTTGCGTTTTGTTGTTCTTGCCAAAGAAGGCAAGGGTGAAGCGTACGAAGGCGTTTTGATTGCCGAAGTTCGTAATGCAAGTGTTGCGGTTGAAGTGTCTGATGATGAGATGCTCGCCACTCTTGTGGTTACTGGGCCATATAATGGGAACGTATTACGTGGCAGCGATATCATTCACAGCTTAGCTCAGGCACACATAACAAAAGGCATTAATAAGTTAGCGCTCAGAAAAGTACTGATGATGAGTGGCAAGCTTAAGCCTGGTGAAAAGTTTACTCAGCCAGTAGCTAAGGGCACTCAACCCGTGAAGGGGAAAGATGCTAAGTTTACCGCTTTGGTTGAAGATATTACCCGCCAAGTATTGAAGCCCCATAGTGAAGATGTTGGCAAGATTGATATGCGAGATTTGGGCGAGACTATTACCGTTGGTAAAGATGACCAATTGATGAAGCGAACGCCAGCCACCAAAGGTATCGCTGGTTTTACGGTCCAAGGTCGAATTATCCCACCGCTCCCTGGACAAGACATTTTAATCAAACCTGGAAAGGGCACTTATATTTCTCCTGACGATCCCAATTTATTATTGGCTTCATACTCTGGTTTACCCATCATCAAAGAACGAACCATTGAAGTCGATGACGCCCTGTGTGTTAGCAATGTTGACGTATCAACCGGACACGTTAAATTTAAAGGTAATGTGTTTGTTTCTGGAAACATTGAACCGGGGATGATAGTTAAGGCGACGGGGAGTATTACTGTCGGTGGATTTATCGAATCGGCAGAAGTTCAAGCTCAAGGAGATATTAAAGTCGCGAAAGGAATTATTGGCCACACGACCAAAGAGGGTGATCCTAAAAGCTGCAAGGTATTCAGCAAAGGCTCCATTACTGCAAGTTATGCGCAGAATGCGGAGCTACAAACGGTGAATGATATCCGACTTAGCGTACATAGCATGAGTAATGACATTCGATGTGGCAAGAATCTTATCGTGATGGATGCTTTGAAGAAGCACGGTACACTCAGTGGCGGTGCTGCTAAAGTCGGCGGAAAAGTGGAATGTGTTTTCTTAGGGGTTGAGGGAGATACCGCAACCAAGGTTCACTGTTTTGCACGTTACGATGGATACCGACAAAAGATAGCCGAGTTGAAGGAAACCTATAAACACGCCCAAGAACAAACCATGGATGTGATCCGCCAAGAGCTAGAATTCAAAAAGCAACCAAAAGCAGAGAGAAGCGAAGAGCAAGCGTTGACCATTGAACAGCAACGCGAAAAAAACAATCACGCGATTGAAAGCACCAAGTCACAACTTGACACGCTTGAGGCTGAATTTGAAACAAATCTTGCTGAGTGTACAGTCGAGGCTCATGAAAAAGTATATACCCGAGTCACGATTCAGTTTGGTGATGAGACGGTCACAACCAAGCGAACGCATGGCGGAAGTGTTTTCTCATTCAATCAATACGAGATCCAATGTACGTTCAAGATGGAACAAGAAGATATCTCCTTGTAA
- a CDS encoding HlyD family type I secretion periplasmic adaptor subunit — protein sequence MSQKNYSKLNDTELEYADDKTAALLLNTPTSARIMLWMIVLFFIAAIAWASWAEVDKVTVGQGKVIPSSQIQVVQNLEGGLVKEILVREGQRVKKGQQLLLIDDTRFRSDFREREQQVANLTANVLMLSASFSSVVINEEFSVENWEQSVSLDYGKLAFPPKFYELHPKLVNRQKAEYRQDLNNLKNQLSVFDQQVEQKQQDLIEIKARVDNLRQSYRFARQELEITKPLADEGVVPRIELLKLQRQVNDTRREMTSSELKIPLLRSAIKEAMLSRIDAALSFRSEQQEKLNQAQDKLSAMTESSVGLEDRVNRTVVVSPVTGTVKTLGINTVGGVIQPGMDIVEIVPTEDSLLVEAKIAPQDIAFLRPELTAIVKFSAYDFTKYGGLEGVLEHISADTTQDEEGNSFYIVRVRTEKYSFGHNEELPIIPGMTASVDIITGKRTVLEYMLKPILSAQNNALKE from the coding sequence ATGAGCCAGAAGAATTACAGCAAACTGAACGACACCGAACTTGAGTATGCCGATGATAAAACAGCGGCACTGCTACTCAATACGCCCACCAGTGCGCGTATCATGCTGTGGATGATCGTGTTGTTTTTTATTGCTGCTATTGCTTGGGCCTCTTGGGCTGAAGTCGATAAAGTCACCGTTGGTCAAGGTAAAGTTATTCCTTCGTCCCAAATCCAAGTTGTCCAAAACCTTGAGGGTGGCCTAGTAAAAGAGATATTAGTTAGAGAAGGTCAACGCGTTAAAAAAGGTCAACAGCTTCTCTTGATCGATGACACTCGATTCCGTTCTGACTTTCGTGAACGCGAACAACAAGTCGCCAACTTAACAGCCAACGTGCTGATGCTTTCTGCTTCATTTAGCAGTGTGGTCATCAACGAAGAATTCTCCGTCGAAAACTGGGAACAAAGTGTCTCACTCGACTACGGTAAATTAGCCTTCCCTCCAAAGTTCTACGAGCTTCATCCAAAACTGGTTAACCGCCAAAAAGCAGAATATCGCCAAGACCTTAATAATCTAAAAAATCAACTTTCCGTTTTTGATCAACAGGTTGAGCAGAAGCAACAAGATCTTATTGAAATAAAAGCACGCGTCGATAACTTAAGACAGAGTTACCGATTCGCCCGCCAAGAACTAGAAATAACAAAGCCGCTTGCCGACGAAGGGGTAGTACCAAGAATTGAACTACTCAAGCTTCAAAGGCAAGTAAACGATACTCGTCGAGAAATGACCTCTAGTGAACTCAAAATTCCTCTACTGCGCTCCGCAATCAAAGAAGCCATGCTAAGTCGTATTGATGCTGCGCTGAGCTTCCGCTCAGAACAACAAGAAAAACTGAACCAAGCACAAGACAAACTCTCAGCAATGACCGAATCTTCGGTTGGCCTGGAAGACAGAGTCAATCGTACCGTGGTGGTATCCCCCGTCACAGGCACAGTAAAAACATTGGGCATTAATACCGTTGGTGGAGTCATTCAGCCTGGTATGGACATTGTTGAGATTGTACCAACTGAAGACTCGCTACTAGTTGAAGCAAAAATCGCTCCGCAAGACATCGCTTTTCTTCGCCCAGAGTTGACCGCTATTGTTAAATTTAGTGCTTATGACTTTACTAAATATGGTGGATTAGAAGGCGTGTTAGAACACATCAGCGCCGATACTACGCAAGATGAAGAAGGCAACAGTTTCTATATCGTGCGTGTACGTACTGAAAAATACAGTTTCGGGCACAATGAAGAGCTGCCTATCATTCCGGGAATGACGGCCTCTGTCGATATCATTACAGGTAAAAGAACCGTGCTTGAATACATGTTGAAACCGATATTAAGCGCTCAAAACAACGCATTAAAAGAGTAA
- a CDS encoding ParA family protein — protein MKREQTIDKLYQLAEQTQQVQADRIEIILEERSDEHFPPMSKAMMETRSGLTRRKLDEAITKLEADGHQFTKNNANHYSISLTEAHMLMDAAEVPKFHQRKQHTDNKPWVINVQNQKGGTGKSMTAVHLAACLSLNLDKRYRICLIDLDPQGSLRLFLNPQISGAEHDSIYSAVDIMLDNVPEDQDVDLEFLRKSVLLPTQYPNLKTISAFPEDAMFNAEAWQSLSQDQSLDIVRLLKEKLIDKIADDFDVIMIDTGPHVDPLVWNAMYASNALLIPCAAKRLDWASTVNFFQHLPTVYEMFPEDWKGLEFVRLMPTMFEDDNKKQVSVLTEMNYLLNDQVMMATIPRSRAFETCADTYSTVFDLTVSDFEGGKKTLAVAQDAVQKSALELERVLHSNWPSLNQG, from the coding sequence ATGAAAAGAGAACAAACGATCGATAAGCTCTATCAGCTGGCCGAACAAACTCAACAAGTTCAGGCTGACCGAATTGAGATTATTCTGGAAGAGCGAAGTGATGAACATTTTCCTCCAATGTCTAAAGCTATGATGGAAACACGTTCAGGCTTAACTCGTCGAAAATTGGATGAGGCTATTACTAAGCTTGAAGCAGATGGTCATCAGTTTACAAAGAACAACGCTAATCATTACTCGATTTCATTGACTGAAGCACACATGTTGATGGACGCGGCTGAAGTGCCAAAGTTCCACCAACGTAAGCAGCATACAGACAACAAACCTTGGGTTATCAACGTACAGAACCAGAAGGGTGGTACGGGTAAATCAATGACAGCGGTTCACTTAGCGGCTTGTTTGTCTTTGAATTTAGACAAGCGTTACCGTATCTGTTTGATTGATTTGGATCCACAAGGCTCACTGCGCCTTTTCTTAAACCCACAAATCAGTGGCGCAGAGCACGACAGTATATACTCTGCCGTTGATATCATGTTGGACAATGTGCCTGAGGACCAAGATGTTGACCTAGAGTTTCTTCGAAAAAGCGTGCTCTTGCCAACTCAATACCCAAATCTTAAGACCATTTCAGCTTTCCCTGAAGATGCGATGTTTAACGCTGAAGCATGGCAAAGCCTCTCTCAAGATCAGTCACTTGATATCGTTCGTCTTCTAAAAGAGAAGCTTATCGATAAAATCGCCGATGATTTTGATGTAATTATGATCGATACTGGCCCGCACGTAGACCCTCTCGTGTGGAACGCAATGTACGCGTCGAACGCACTTCTGATCCCATGTGCTGCAAAGCGTTTAGACTGGGCTTCAACGGTTAACTTTTTCCAACACTTGCCAACCGTGTACGAGATGTTCCCGGAAGATTGGAAAGGGCTTGAGTTTGTTCGTCTAATGCCAACCATGTTTGAAGACGACAATAAGAAGCAGGTTTCGGTTTTAACTGAAATGAATTACCTGTTGAATGACCAAGTAATGATGGCCACCATTCCAAGAAGTCGCGCGTTTGAAACTTGTGCCGATACCTACAGCACGGTGTTCGATCTTACGGTTAGCGACTTTGAGGGCGGTAAGAAAACTCTGGCAGTCGCTCAAGATGCGGTACAAAAAAGTGCTCTAGAATTAGAGCGTGTATTACATAGCAACTGGCCTTCACTTAATCAGGGATAA
- a CDS encoding type I secretion system permease/ATPase, with the protein MQDPLLNSLIYVSRYYGLANSPEALINGLPLSDGKLTPFLFPRSAERAGLVAKENRSDLENIPHLILPAVLLLKQGEACVLNSIDIEKQEAEIITAESGMVPIIIPVEELKEQFIGRYFLVKKQFRYDERSPEVLKTRKGHWFWSTIWESKNIYRDVLIASILINIFAIAAPMFTRLVYDKVVPNLAFETLWVLASGIFVVFLFDLLLKLMRSYFIDVAGKKSDILISSKLFSKVLGIRMEAKPASVGAFAKNLQEFESIREFFTSATIGSLIDLPFALMFLALIWLMAGNLVFVPVTGVVILVIYALLIQGPLRRTIEEGSRLASQKYANLIESLAGLETVKLFSAQSQFQFRWEEAVAHMANWNIKSRRITDSIQNTAGFVQQSTNVGMIIFGVYLIAEGELTMGGLIAATMLSGRAIGPLVQLSLLSTRYNQAKSSMTLIEQVMSMPDEQEEGKRYIHRPIIQGHIALDKVTFHYPDAPMASIRDLTLNITPGEKVAIIGRIGSGKTTLERLIMGLYKPTEGHVRIDDTDMEQLHHVDVRRNIGCVPQDSNLFYGSVRDNITLGRPLVDDRDVMDAANRAGVTAFTQQDPAGLERQVGEGGGLLSGGQRQSVAIARAFLGRPPVLLMDEPTSAMDNRSEMHIKHQLSQLLPSETLILITHKTSMLDIVDRVIVMEKGSIIADGPKAQVLSDLKQGKVRAAS; encoded by the coding sequence ATGCAAGATCCACTATTAAACTCACTGATCTACGTTAGCCGATATTACGGATTAGCTAACTCACCCGAAGCGCTGATCAATGGGCTGCCACTATCAGACGGTAAGCTAACCCCTTTCCTATTTCCACGTTCTGCTGAACGTGCGGGGTTAGTGGCAAAAGAGAACCGTTCCGACTTAGAAAATATCCCTCACCTGATTCTGCCTGCCGTTTTATTGCTAAAACAAGGCGAGGCATGCGTTCTCAACAGTATCGACATTGAAAAACAAGAAGCTGAAATTATCACAGCAGAGAGTGGAATGGTTCCTATCATCATTCCTGTCGAAGAGCTGAAAGAGCAGTTCATTGGTCGTTACTTCCTAGTAAAGAAACAGTTTCGCTATGACGAACGATCACCCGAAGTTTTAAAGACTCGTAAAGGACACTGGTTTTGGAGCACCATTTGGGAGTCTAAAAACATTTATCGTGATGTGTTGATCGCCTCTATTCTGATCAACATCTTCGCCATTGCTGCGCCAATGTTCACGCGTTTGGTGTACGACAAAGTGGTGCCCAACCTCGCATTTGAAACACTCTGGGTGTTGGCGAGCGGTATTTTTGTCGTCTTCCTTTTTGACCTACTTTTAAAATTAATGCGAAGCTACTTTATTGATGTCGCTGGTAAGAAGTCCGATATTCTCATTTCCTCTAAGCTTTTTAGTAAAGTGCTGGGAATTCGTATGGAAGCGAAGCCTGCTTCTGTCGGTGCCTTCGCTAAAAACTTGCAAGAGTTCGAATCCATCCGTGAGTTCTTTACCTCTGCAACCATTGGCTCGCTAATCGACTTACCCTTCGCACTGATGTTCTTGGCGCTAATTTGGTTAATGGCCGGAAATCTTGTGTTTGTTCCTGTCACAGGTGTAGTCATTCTGGTCATCTATGCGCTGTTAATCCAGGGACCATTGCGTCGCACGATTGAAGAAGGCTCTCGTCTCGCTTCTCAAAAATACGCGAACTTGATTGAGAGTTTGGCAGGACTAGAAACCGTTAAGCTGTTCAGTGCTCAAAGCCAGTTTCAATTCCGTTGGGAAGAAGCCGTTGCTCACATGGCGAATTGGAACATTAAAAGTCGCCGCATTACCGACAGTATCCAAAACACCGCTGGCTTTGTTCAGCAAAGTACCAATGTTGGGATGATCATCTTTGGTGTATACCTAATAGCAGAAGGTGAACTCACCATGGGTGGATTGATTGCAGCAACGATGTTGAGTGGCCGTGCGATTGGTCCTCTGGTTCAATTATCACTACTTTCAACTCGTTATAACCAAGCAAAATCATCGATGACCTTGATCGAGCAAGTAATGTCGATGCCAGACGAGCAAGAAGAAGGTAAGCGTTATATTCACCGTCCTATTATTCAAGGTCATATTGCGCTAGACAAAGTGACTTTCCACTACCCAGACGCTCCAATGGCTTCTATAAGAGATTTGACTCTGAATATCACTCCAGGTGAAAAAGTCGCCATCATTGGTCGTATTGGTTCAGGTAAAACGACTTTAGAGCGCCTTATTATGGGCCTATACAAGCCCACAGAGGGCCATGTGCGCATTGATGACACAGATATGGAACAACTTCACCACGTCGATGTACGACGTAATATAGGCTGTGTACCACAAGACAGTAATCTATTTTATGGCTCAGTAAGAGACAACATTACCTTGGGTCGTCCTTTAGTGGATGACCGTGATGTGATGGATGCAGCTAACCGTGCAGGTGTGACTGCTTTTACTCAGCAAGATCCTGCAGGGCTAGAGCGTCAGGTCGGCGAGGGGGGAGGATTACTATCAGGTGGCCAACGTCAATCTGTCGCGATTGCTAGAGCCTTCCTAGGACGCCCACCGGTTTTATTGATGGATGAGCCAACCAGTGCCATGGATAACCGCTCAGAAATGCACATCAAGCATCAGCTTAGCCAACTGTTACCAAGTGAGACCTTGATTCTAATCACTCACAAGACTTCAATGTTGGACATTGTAGATAGAGTGATTGTCATGGAAAAAGGAAGCATTATTGCCGATGGTCCAAAAGCGCAAGTTTTGTCAGACCTCAAACAAGGAAAAGTAAGAGCTGCAAGCTAA
- a CDS encoding transglutaminase-like cysteine peptidase codes for MKSRASLLLLVLTSFTSVALNKSDQRWIDAVSETYGERAGKRVATWRSNMTSYDGLSEKDKLRSVNQFFNQMYFVDDRILWGKNDYWATPLEFLGSNAGDCEDFTIAKYFSLLELGVPDKKLRLVYVKALELNQFHMVLAYYSTPSAEPLILDNLNPEIKRGSKRQDLRPIYSFNGRNLWLIKSAAGSGKLAGKSSRLSLWNDLRSRERSLKLNKPIINYDE; via the coding sequence ATGAAGTCTCGAGCCTCGTTATTGTTGCTAGTACTCACCTCTTTTACCTCTGTGGCGCTCAATAAGAGTGATCAACGATGGATAGATGCTGTCTCTGAAACCTACGGAGAGAGAGCAGGAAAACGCGTCGCCACCTGGCGTTCAAATATGACGTCATACGACGGGCTAAGTGAGAAAGATAAGCTCAGGTCGGTTAACCAATTCTTCAACCAAATGTACTTTGTCGACGACAGAATACTTTGGGGAAAGAACGATTATTGGGCGACACCACTAGAGTTTTTAGGCAGCAATGCCGGTGATTGCGAAGACTTCACTATAGCAAAGTACTTTTCTTTGCTTGAACTGGGCGTCCCAGATAAAAAACTACGCTTGGTGTATGTAAAAGCACTTGAGCTAAACCAGTTCCATATGGTGCTGGCGTATTACTCAACACCCAGTGCGGAGCCACTAATTCTGGACAACTTAAATCCTGAAATAAAACGCGGCTCTAAGCGGCAAGATCTACGACCGATTTACAGCTTCAATGGTAGGAACCTTTGGTTAATCAAGTCGGCAGCAGGCAGCGGTAAGCTAGCAGGTAAATCTTCAAGGTTGAGCTTATGGAACGACTTACGTTCTCGTGAACGCTCTCTAAAATTAAATAAACCCATTATAAATTACGATGAGTAA
- a CDS encoding ParB/RepB/Spo0J family partition protein, with amino-acid sequence MAIKTSDLNAKLFGKANKRRVATPQEAQTAAKEQAQVIELSVAGEDLVSFELVRIPACDVETRTVVFEDNAREQSFLNEHALSDVLTTLKERGQQYPAVGRKNKDGTIEVLDGSRRRMSCILADKEFLIYVAENINGEHAKFLSDVANAHKPLSLYEKGKEMQAKLDKGEAEDQKALAKMFQCSEALVSGALKAAALPLELLQAYPNVSDLGRPTIVKLHKQFGGLTSEQQQTLLTKCDASEGFVWQRSEAQGVTRLTKDVTETLEGWILELAPAPAKKTSPKVELIKGRASYSRKGSNLALNLKKVDDATMEEILAFVQSKLD; translated from the coding sequence ATGGCAATTAAAACATCTGACTTAAATGCAAAGCTATTTGGTAAAGCAAACAAACGTCGCGTGGCAACGCCGCAAGAAGCGCAAACCGCTGCTAAAGAACAGGCTCAAGTGATTGAGCTTTCTGTTGCTGGAGAAGACCTCGTTTCATTTGAACTAGTTCGAATCCCTGCTTGTGATGTAGAAACTAGAACGGTCGTTTTTGAGGATAATGCTCGTGAGCAGTCTTTCTTAAATGAACATGCTCTTTCTGATGTTCTTACAACATTAAAAGAGCGCGGTCAGCAATATCCTGCGGTTGGTCGTAAGAACAAAGATGGTACGATTGAAGTTCTTGATGGTAGTCGTCGTCGTATGTCATGTATTTTGGCTGACAAAGAATTTCTAATCTATGTTGCTGAAAACATTAACGGCGAACACGCTAAGTTTTTATCAGATGTCGCAAATGCTCATAAGCCTTTGTCTTTATATGAGAAGGGTAAAGAGATGCAAGCGAAGCTTGATAAAGGCGAAGCTGAAGACCAGAAAGCACTGGCGAAAATGTTCCAGTGCAGTGAAGCTTTGGTGAGTGGCGCATTGAAAGCTGCGGCTTTACCACTTGAATTACTTCAGGCTTACCCAAATGTGAGCGACCTTGGTCGTCCAACTATTGTTAAACTACACAAGCAGTTTGGTGGATTGACGAGTGAACAGCAGCAAACACTGCTGACTAAGTGTGATGCTTCTGAAGGTTTTGTATGGCAGCGTAGTGAAGCTCAAGGTGTAACTCGTCTAACCAAAGACGTGACAGAAACCTTGGAAGGTTGGATTCTTGAATTGGCGCCAGCGCCAGCGAAGAAAACTTCTCCAAAAGTTGAGCTTATTAAGGGCCGCGCATCATACAGCCGTAAGGGTTCAAACTTGGCGTTGAATCTTAAGAAAGTTGATGATGCAACAATGGAAGAAATCCTCGCCTTCGTTCAATCGAAGCTCGACTAA
- a CDS encoding bifunctional diguanylate cyclase/phosphodiesterase, translated as MTLYKQLVVGMVAVFILLMTSVFMIEFNTTRGYLEEQQRSEVSNTINTVGLALAPYLEEKDKVAVESVINALFDGSSYSVVRLIFLDSGEDILRSYPVKPTGVPQWFTNLNLFEPVHDRRVITSGWMQLAEVEIVSHPGPAYDQLWQAFTRLLTTFGAIFLLGLVSISWILKRALRPLSMIITKMDQIAKNQFGEPLARPKTKDLTLVVDGINHMSTQVELAFKNQAKEAQKLRERAYIDPVSQLGNRAYYMSQLTQWLEESSLGGLAVLKAEFISEEYDEKGYQEGDALVHQLAEQLQASISSPDITIARISSDEFGFIMPNIDESELKLVASSIVNCIQGLGSDPTGTANPHLALGVTYSNTRKTSTEIMSLVDNALSSSKANRELTYGYVTADDHGAVMGKQQWRMLVEEAIINDLITFRLQAANNAFGKTYHQEVFSAIEKDGVRYGANQYLYALEQLEMSHILDQYVIEKMIEKLNANEVTSPIAINISPSSISQPSFIRWIGKMLEQNASIAHLLHFEIPENCFINVPHYTALLCNTIRNTEAMFGVDNYGRNFQSLDYINEYRPSYVKLDYLFTHNLDDEKQKFTLTSISRTAHNLGITTIASRIETQTQLDILSDNYVEVFQGFIVDK; from the coding sequence ATGACTTTATATAAACAGCTTGTGGTCGGGATGGTTGCGGTTTTCATATTGCTGATGACATCAGTTTTTATGATCGAATTCAATACTACCCGTGGATACTTAGAGGAGCAGCAACGCTCTGAGGTAAGTAATACCATTAATACTGTTGGGCTGGCCCTTGCCCCTTACCTAGAAGAAAAGGACAAGGTGGCCGTAGAGTCTGTCATCAACGCCCTGTTTGATGGCAGTTCTTATTCAGTCGTTCGATTGATTTTTCTCGACAGCGGTGAAGACATTCTCCGCTCATATCCTGTTAAACCTACAGGAGTACCGCAATGGTTTACTAATCTGAACCTGTTTGAACCTGTTCATGATCGCCGTGTGATAACAAGTGGCTGGATGCAGCTGGCGGAGGTCGAGATTGTCAGCCACCCTGGTCCCGCCTACGATCAACTTTGGCAAGCATTCACCCGTTTATTGACCACCTTTGGAGCGATCTTCCTGCTGGGTTTAGTTTCTATCTCTTGGATCCTTAAGCGAGCATTACGCCCGCTCTCTATGATCATTACTAAAATGGATCAGATCGCGAAAAATCAGTTTGGCGAACCACTGGCCCGCCCTAAGACAAAAGATCTAACCCTAGTTGTCGATGGTATCAACCACATGTCGACTCAAGTTGAACTGGCTTTTAAAAATCAAGCGAAAGAAGCACAGAAGCTGCGTGAAAGAGCGTATATCGACCCTGTATCTCAATTAGGTAACCGTGCTTACTACATGTCCCAACTAACTCAGTGGTTAGAAGAATCCAGTTTAGGCGGTTTAGCAGTACTAAAGGCCGAGTTTATTAGTGAAGAGTACGATGAAAAAGGCTACCAAGAAGGTGATGCCTTGGTTCACCAATTGGCCGAACAGTTGCAAGCTTCAATTTCATCACCAGACATCACTATTGCTCGTATTTCTAGCGACGAGTTCGGCTTCATTATGCCAAACATCGATGAGAGCGAACTTAAACTCGTCGCGAGTAGCATTGTAAACTGCATTCAAGGCCTTGGCTCAGATCCAACAGGTACGGCTAATCCACACCTTGCATTAGGCGTCACCTACAGCAACACTCGTAAAACCAGTACTGAAATCATGTCGTTAGTCGATAACGCGCTCTCAAGTTCCAAGGCGAACCGTGAGCTTACTTATGGTTATGTAACAGCAGACGACCATGGTGCCGTGATGGGTAAACAACAATGGCGTATGTTAGTTGAAGAAGCGATCATTAACGACCTCATTACCTTCCGTCTCCAAGCCGCAAACAATGCCTTTGGTAAAACGTATCACCAAGAGGTGTTTTCTGCTATTGAGAAAGACGGTGTTCGTTACGGTGCCAACCAATATCTATACGCGCTAGAACAACTTGAAATGAGCCACATTCTCGACCAATACGTTATCGAGAAAATGATTGAAAAGCTCAATGCAAACGAGGTGACGAGCCCGATTGCTATCAACATTTCACCAAGCAGTATCTCTCAACCAAGCTTCATCCGTTGGATCGGTAAAATGCTTGAACAAAATGCTTCAATCGCTCACCTGCTGCATTTTGAGATTCCAGAAAACTGCTTCATTAACGTTCCGCACTACACAGCGCTGCTGTGTAACACCATTCGCAACACTGAAGCCATGTTTGGTGTCGATAACTACGGACGTAACTTCCAATCGCTGGATTACATCAACGAGTACCGCCCAAGCTATGTGAAGCTAGATTACCTGTTCACGCATAACCTTGATGATGAAAAACAGAAGTTTACCTTAACATCAATATCTAGAACCGCTCACAACTTAGGCATAACCACCATTGCGTCTCGAATAGAAACTCAGACTCAGCTAGATATCCTGTCTGATAACTACGTAGAAGTGTTCCAAGGCTTCATTGTTGATAAATAG